The Streptococcus sp. 29896 genome includes a region encoding these proteins:
- the yaaA gene encoding peroxide stress protein YaaA, translating into MKILLPNAKELNTNLDNFPFQPLSEASKQVTTQLAQLSLAELAHFYKLNEDRAQLEADRWQRILHGQAKSYPAFQLYDGLMYRYMKRRDLSAAEEHYLDKHVLIATGLYGLISPFDLISPHRLDFQGSVKIGSRSLKQFWRQAYDRQLEGEDLVISLLSSEFEQVFSPALQKKMVRIQFAEILNGKKRVHSTISKKARGRMVSLLAEKQIQDLKEVLRLEVDGFSYQADQSNKFNILFTKIISK; encoded by the coding sequence ATGAAAATTTTATTACCTAATGCAAAAGAATTAAATACAAACCTTGATAATTTTCCATTTCAACCTTTGTCAGAAGCTAGCAAGCAAGTTACGACCCAACTTGCCCAGTTGTCCCTGGCAGAATTGGCACATTTTTACAAACTCAATGAAGATAGGGCGCAGCTAGAAGCAGATCGGTGGCAACGAATCCTTCATGGTCAGGCCAAGTCTTATCCAGCTTTTCAACTGTACGATGGCCTCATGTACCGCTATATGAAGCGTCGTGACCTATCGGCTGCAGAAGAGCACTATCTAGACAAGCATGTCTTGATTGCGACAGGTCTCTATGGGTTAATCTCGCCTTTTGACCTCATTTCTCCCCATCGATTAGACTTTCAGGGGAGTGTGAAAATAGGCTCCCGCTCCTTAAAACAATTTTGGCGTCAAGCATATGACCGCCAACTAGAAGGAGAAGATTTAGTGATTTCCCTCTTATCATCGGAATTTGAACAAGTATTCAGTCCAGCCCTTCAGAAAAAGATGGTTCGCATCCAGTTTGCAGAAATCCTAAATGGAAAAAAACGAGTCCATTCAACCATTTCCAAAAAAGCAAGAGGGCGAATGGTTTCTCTCTTAGCAGAAAAACAGATCCAGGATTTGAAGGAGGTCTTACGATTGGAAGTTGACGGTTTTAGCTATCAAGCTGATCAATCTAACAAATTTAATATATTATTTACGAAAATTATCAGTAAATAA